Proteins from a single region of Streptomyces sp. HUAS 15-9:
- a CDS encoding S41 family peptidase, with amino-acid sequence MVAFTAEDDVWLAPLDGGRAWRVGADNVPVSHPRISPDGTTLAWTSTRDGAPEAHIAPVTGGPAKRLTHWGSWRTQVRGWTPDGQVLALTTHGQSSLRRSWAHAVPLDGGPATALPYGPVGDVAFGPRTVLLSAPMGREAAWWKRYRGGTAGKLWIDAEGTGEFVRLHEELDGNLEYPVWVGDRIAFLSDHEGTGALYSSLADGSGLRRHTPLGGTSRSSEAESGGGFYARHAATDGSRVVYSSAGELWLLDDLESAEPRRLDVRLGGPRVDLQPYPVDASRWFGAASPDHAARGSAVSVRGAIHWITHRSGPARALAAKPGVRARLPRAFRADGEEWVVWVTDAEGDDALEFAPATGLTPGAIPRRLAAGQLGRVLELAMAPDGSRAAVAAHDGRLLLVERETGEVREVDRSTDGEASGLAFSPDSAWLAWSHPGPRPLSQLKLARTTDLSVTEATPLRFQDYAPAFTLDGKHLAFLSNRSFDPVYDEHVFDLAFVVGDRPHLITLAATTPSPFGPQRHGRPFETPDKDETPDSEGTPTTRVDLEGLAERVVPFPVEAARYSNLRAAKDGVLWLRHPVQGVLGASRATPDAPEPKTELERFDLAQRRIEHLAADADHFEVSGDGKRVLLWSDGRLRVVPSDRRAAHDDDGDTSVTVDLARVRQSVDPAAEWRQMYDEAGRIMRDHFWRPDLSGVDWDGVLDRYRPLLGRVATHDDLVDLLWEVQGELGTSHAYVQPRGGYGDGARQGLLGADISRHPDGSWRIDRILPSETSDPEAHSPLAAPGVAVRAGDAVVAVGGHPVDPVTGPGPLLVGTAGQPVELTISPSGGGDLRHAAVVPIADEEPLRYHDWVTGRRAYVHERSGGRLGYLHVPDMQAPGWAQIHRDLRVEVAREGLVVDVRENRGGHTSQLVVEKLARRIVGWVLPRGMRPYSYPQDAPRGPVVAVANEFSGSDGDIVNAAIRALGIGPVVGTRTWGGVIGIDSRYHLVDGTLITQPKYAFWLEGYGWGVENHGVDPDVEVVQRPQDWAAGRDPQLDEAIRLALAALEERPAKTPPGLPG; translated from the coding sequence TTGGTCGCCTTCACCGCCGAGGACGACGTCTGGCTCGCGCCCCTCGACGGCGGCCGGGCCTGGCGCGTCGGCGCCGACAACGTGCCGGTGTCCCATCCGCGCATCTCGCCCGACGGTACGACCCTCGCCTGGACCTCGACCCGGGACGGCGCCCCCGAGGCACACATCGCCCCGGTCACCGGCGGCCCCGCCAAGCGGCTCACGCACTGGGGCAGTTGGCGGACCCAGGTGCGCGGCTGGACCCCGGACGGACAGGTCCTCGCGCTCACCACCCACGGTCAGTCCAGCCTGCGCCGCTCCTGGGCGCACGCCGTCCCGCTCGACGGCGGACCGGCCACCGCCCTGCCGTACGGCCCTGTCGGTGACGTCGCCTTCGGGCCGCGCACCGTGCTGCTGTCCGCGCCGATGGGCCGCGAGGCCGCCTGGTGGAAGCGGTACCGGGGCGGTACGGCGGGCAAGTTGTGGATCGACGCGGAGGGCACGGGGGAGTTCGTACGGCTGCACGAGGAGCTGGACGGGAATCTGGAGTACCCGGTGTGGGTGGGGGACCGGATCGCGTTCCTGTCCGACCACGAGGGCACCGGTGCGCTGTACTCCTCCCTCGCCGACGGCTCCGGGCTGCGCCGGCACACCCCGCTTGGGGGCACCTCCCGCTCGAGCGAAGCCGAGAGTGGGGGAGGCTTCTACGCCCGGCACGCCGCCACCGACGGCAGCCGGGTCGTCTACTCCAGCGCCGGTGAACTGTGGCTGCTCGACGACCTGGAGAGCGCCGAGCCACGCAGACTGGACGTACGGCTGGGCGGGCCGCGCGTCGACCTGCAGCCGTACCCGGTGGACGCGTCCCGCTGGTTCGGCGCCGCGTCCCCCGACCACGCCGCGCGCGGCAGCGCGGTCTCGGTGCGCGGCGCGATCCACTGGATCACCCACCGCTCCGGCCCCGCCCGCGCGCTGGCGGCCAAGCCCGGCGTACGGGCCCGGCTGCCGCGCGCCTTCCGCGCCGACGGCGAGGAATGGGTGGTGTGGGTGACCGACGCCGAGGGCGACGACGCCCTGGAGTTCGCCCCGGCGACCGGACTCACGCCCGGCGCGATCCCCAGACGGCTCGCCGCGGGACAGCTCGGCCGGGTCCTGGAGCTGGCCATGGCGCCCGACGGCAGCCGGGCCGCCGTCGCCGCGCACGACGGGCGGCTGCTGCTCGTCGAGCGGGAGACCGGCGAGGTGCGCGAGGTCGACCGCAGCACCGACGGCGAGGCGTCCGGGCTGGCCTTCTCGCCCGACTCGGCCTGGCTCGCCTGGTCGCACCCCGGCCCGCGCCCCCTGTCCCAGCTCAAGCTCGCCCGCACCACCGACCTGTCGGTCACCGAGGCGACCCCGCTGCGCTTCCAGGACTACGCGCCCGCGTTCACCCTCGACGGCAAGCACCTCGCCTTCCTGTCCAACCGCTCCTTCGACCCGGTCTACGACGAGCACGTCTTCGACCTGGCCTTCGTCGTCGGCGACCGCCCCCACCTGATCACCCTCGCCGCGACCACACCGTCCCCGTTCGGCCCGCAGCGCCACGGCCGCCCCTTCGAGACCCCGGACAAGGACGAGACCCCCGACAGCGAGGGCACCCCGACCACCCGCGTCGACCTCGAAGGACTCGCCGAACGCGTCGTCCCCTTCCCGGTCGAGGCCGCCCGCTACTCCAATCTGCGCGCGGCCAAGGACGGCGTGCTGTGGCTGCGCCACCCGGTGCAGGGCGTCCTGGGCGCCTCCCGGGCCACCCCCGACGCCCCCGAGCCCAAGACCGAGCTGGAGCGCTTCGACCTCGCCCAGCGGCGCATCGAGCATCTCGCGGCCGACGCCGACCACTTCGAGGTGAGCGGCGACGGCAAACGCGTCCTGCTGTGGAGCGACGGCCGGCTCCGGGTCGTACCCAGCGACCGGCGCGCCGCCCACGACGACGACGGCGACACCAGCGTCACCGTCGACCTCGCCCGGGTACGGCAGAGCGTCGACCCGGCCGCGGAGTGGCGCCAGATGTACGACGAGGCCGGGCGCATCATGCGCGATCACTTCTGGCGGCCCGATCTGAGCGGGGTCGACTGGGACGGCGTCCTCGACCGCTACCGCCCGCTGCTCGGCCGTGTCGCCACCCATGACGACCTCGTCGACCTGCTGTGGGAGGTGCAGGGCGAACTCGGCACCTCGCACGCCTACGTCCAGCCGCGCGGCGGATACGGCGACGGGGCCCGCCAGGGCCTGCTGGGCGCCGACATCTCCCGGCACCCGGACGGCAGTTGGCGCATCGACCGGATCCTGCCCTCGGAGACCTCCGACCCCGAGGCCCACTCCCCGCTCGCCGCGCCCGGCGTCGCCGTGCGCGCCGGGGACGCGGTCGTCGCAGTCGGCGGCCACCCGGTCGACCCGGTGACCGGGCCGGGGCCGCTGCTGGTCGGTACGGCGGGACAGCCGGTCGAGCTCACCATCTCGCCGTCCGGCGGCGGCGATCTGCGGCACGCGGCCGTGGTCCCCATCGCCGACGAGGAGCCGCTGCGCTACCACGACTGGGTCACCGGCCGGCGCGCCTACGTCCACGAGCGCTCCGGGGGCCGGCTCGGCTATCTGCACGTGCCCGACATGCAGGCCCCCGGCTGGGCCCAGATCCACCGCGATCTGCGCGTCGAGGTGGCCCGCGAGGGACTCGTCGTCGACGTCCGGGAGAACCGGGGCGGCCACACCTCCCAGCTCGTCGTGGAGAAGCTGGCCCGGCGGATCGTCGGCTGGGTCCTGCCGCGCGGCATGCGGCCCTACAGCTACCCCCAGGACGCGCCCCGGGGACCCGTCGTCGCCGTCGCCAACGAGTTCTCCGGCTCCGACGGCGACATCGTCAACGCGGCGATCCGTGCCCTCGGCATCGGCCCGGTGGTCGGCACCCGCACCTGGGGCGGCGTGATCGGCATCGACAGCCGCTACCACCTGGTCGACGGCACGCTGATCACCCAGCCCAAGTACGCGTTCTGGCTGGAGGGTTACGGCTGGGGAGTGGAGAACCACGGGGTGGACCCGGACGTGGAGGTGGTCCAGCGGCCACAGGACTGGGCGGCGGGCAGGGACCCTCAGCTGGACGAGGCGATCAGGCTCGCGCTGGCGGCGCTGGAGGAGCGGCCCGCCAAGACTCCGCCGGGCCTGCCCGGCTGA
- a CDS encoding 16S rRNA (uracil(1498)-N(3))-methyltransferase, producing MTAPVFVLDPLELPDFCGGEFVLDGPEGRHAVSVKRLRPGEDVILTDGRGRWMEGVVKAAEGKDRLVIMDLESVFEEPQQQPRITVVQALPKGDRGEVAVETMTEVGVDAIVPWQAARCITQWKGDRGLKALGKWRTTAREAGKQSRRVRFPEVANAATTKQVAALLAKADFAAVLHSDFEHRGAPLATAQLPAEGEIVLVVGPEGGVSQEELALFEEAGAKAYVLGRSVLRTSTAGTAAAALLLGRTGRWS from the coding sequence ATGACCGCTCCGGTGTTCGTGCTCGACCCCCTGGAGCTTCCGGACTTCTGTGGAGGGGAATTCGTCCTCGACGGCCCCGAGGGACGCCACGCGGTGTCCGTCAAGCGGCTGCGGCCCGGTGAGGACGTCATCCTCACCGACGGCCGCGGACGCTGGATGGAGGGCGTCGTCAAGGCCGCCGAGGGCAAGGACCGCCTCGTCATCATGGACCTGGAGTCCGTCTTCGAGGAGCCCCAGCAGCAGCCCCGCATCACCGTCGTCCAGGCCCTCCCCAAGGGCGACCGCGGTGAAGTCGCCGTCGAGACCATGACCGAGGTCGGCGTCGACGCGATCGTGCCCTGGCAGGCCGCCCGCTGCATCACCCAGTGGAAGGGCGACCGCGGGCTCAAGGCGCTCGGCAAGTGGCGGACCACCGCCCGTGAGGCCGGCAAGCAGTCCCGCCGGGTCCGTTTTCCCGAGGTCGCCAACGCGGCGACGACCAAGCAGGTTGCCGCACTTCTCGCCAAAGCCGACTTCGCCGCCGTGCTCCACTCCGACTTCGAGCACCGCGGTGCACCGCTCGCCACCGCCCAACTCCCCGCCGAGGGCGAGATCGTGCTGGTCGTGGGGCCCGAAGGGGGCGTCTCCCAGGAGGAGCTGGCGCTCTTCGAGGAAGCGGGCGCCAAGGCGTACGTCCTCGGGCGTAGCGTGCTGCGTACATCGACCGCCGGGACCGCCGCGGCGGCCCTCCTGCTGGGCCGTACCGGCCGCTGGTCCTGA
- a CDS encoding VOC family protein — protein sequence MELAQVRLLVTDFAACYRFYAEVLGLKPQSGATGGPYEKFSPHSGSAGIALQDRAMMASVLGELGETATGHRSLVVLRVDDLDAYCAEITSRGAVLVHGPAPMTDRMRVAHLKDPEGNLVELQEWLLLRG from the coding sequence GTGGAACTCGCACAGGTCCGGCTGCTCGTCACCGACTTCGCCGCCTGCTACCGCTTCTACGCCGAAGTCCTCGGCCTCAAGCCGCAGTCCGGCGCGACCGGGGGCCCGTACGAGAAGTTCAGCCCGCACTCCGGCTCCGCCGGGATCGCGCTCCAGGACCGCGCGATGATGGCCTCGGTGCTGGGCGAACTGGGCGAGACGGCCACCGGCCACCGCTCCCTGGTGGTCCTGCGCGTCGACGACCTCGACGCCTACTGCGCGGAGATCACCTCCCGCGGAGCCGTCCTGGTCCACGGCCCGGCCCCGATGACCGACCGGATGCGCGTCGCCCACCTCAAGGACCCGGAGGGCAACCTGGTGGAGCTCCAGGAGTGGCTGCTGCTGCGCGGCTGA